The Rhipicephalus sanguineus isolate Rsan-2018 chromosome 7, BIME_Rsan_1.4, whole genome shotgun sequence genome includes a window with the following:
- the LOC119398755 gene encoding uncharacterized protein LOC119398755, which produces METTGDSRQASPDPAATQAVSAVSFRLPQFWPADPSLWLAQVNSQFVTARVTAQTSKFHHVVSALPPEIVSEIRDLILAPPETNPYEKLSAELLKRTSSSERQRLQQLLAAEELGDRKPSQLLRRLQQHLGDKATSFDQDLLRELFLQRLPSTVRMVLAAAADLSLEKLAQLADSVMEFDSPTMSVIATTSTTSEASRPSPPDLQALRDDFRSQIEQLSAQIATLSARSPSSSRRRSSSRRRSSSQSPHPGECWYHRTFGAAAR; this is translated from the coding sequence ATGGAAACAACCggcgactccagacaagcatcccCCGACCCTGCAGCGACGCAAGCAGTCTCCGCCGTCTCTTTTCGGCTTCCGCAATTCTGGCCTGCTGATCCGTCTCTCTGGCTGGCGCAAGTAAACAGCCAGTTTGTCACAGCCCGGGTAACGGCTCAGACATCAAAATTCCACCACGTGGTGTCTGCGCTTCCACCGGAGATCGTAAGCGAAATCAGAGACCTCATTCTGGCCCCACCGGAGACGAACCCCTACGAGAAGTTGTCGGCCGAGCTCCTGAAACGCACATCGTCTTCAGAGAGGCAGCGTCTCCAACAACTGCTTGCTGCTGAAGAACTAGGCGACCGTAAGCCTTCACAGCTTTTGCGCCGTCTTCAGCAGCATCTTGGTGACAAGGCCACCTCGTTCGATCAGGACctgctacgagagctcttcctacagcgcctgCCTTCGACCGTCCGCATGGTGCTCGCCGCTGCAGCGGACTTGTCGCTGGAAAAGCTCGCGCAGCTTGCCGACTCCGTGATGGAATTCGACTCCCCAACTATGTCAGTGATCGCGACCACTTCCACAACAAGTGAGGCATCTCGGCCTTCGCCACCAGACCTGCAAGCCCTACGCGACGACTTTCGCAGCCAGATCGAACAGCTATCCGCTCAGATAGCTACCCTGTCTGCGCGCTCTCCATCCTCGTCACGACGCCGCTCCTCTTCCCGCCGGCGCTCCTCATCACAGTCTCCGCATCCCGGCGAGTGTTGGTATCACCGGACCTTCGGTGCAGCCGCCCGATAG